In Sebaldella termitidis ATCC 33386, one DNA window encodes the following:
- a CDS encoding glucose-6-phosphate isomerase, which yields MKLEFSYDFAKKFINDHELSEFLPQVETAVKYLEEKKGAGNDYLGWIDLPENYDKEEFARIKKSAEKIKSDSEVFVVIGIGGSYLGSKAAIEFLSHTFANKLSKEKRKSPEIYFAGTNISGVYLQHLIEVIGDRDFSINVISKSGTTTEPALAFRVFKNLLEKKYGKEGARERIYSTTDKARGALKKLSDEEKYETFVVPDDVGGRFTVLTAVGLLPIAAAGIDIDELMRGAADAMVDFRAPFENNICYQYAAIRNILHRKGKDIEILVNYEPRLHFVSEWWKQLFGESEGKDQKGIFPASVDFSTDLHSLGQYIQDGKRTMFETVISIEKPEVEFLIEEDKDNLDGLNFVAGKTMDYVNKKACDGTVLAHIDGGVPNLLLKLPEATPYHLGYMFYFFEKACGVSGYILGINPFNQPGVEDYKRNMFALLGKPGYEEEGKKLAERLKK from the coding sequence ATGAAACTGGAATTTAGTTACGACTTTGCAAAAAAATTTATAAATGATCACGAATTAAGTGAATTTTTACCGCAAGTAGAGACAGCAGTAAAGTACCTTGAAGAAAAAAAAGGTGCAGGAAATGACTATTTAGGATGGATAGACCTGCCTGAAAATTATGACAAAGAAGAATTCGCAAGAATAAAAAAATCCGCTGAGAAAATAAAAAGCGATTCTGAGGTTTTTGTGGTGATAGGAATAGGCGGTTCTTACCTGGGCTCTAAAGCAGCAATTGAGTTTTTATCTCACACTTTTGCAAATAAATTATCCAAAGAAAAAAGAAAATCTCCTGAGATATATTTTGCAGGAACTAATATAAGCGGTGTTTATCTGCAGCATTTGATCGAAGTAATAGGAGACAGAGATTTTTCCATCAATGTTATCTCAAAATCAGGAACAACTACAGAACCTGCACTCGCTTTCAGAGTATTTAAGAATCTTCTTGAGAAAAAATACGGTAAAGAAGGTGCAAGAGAGAGAATATACTCTACTACTGATAAAGCAAGAGGAGCATTAAAAAAACTTTCTGATGAGGAAAAATACGAAACATTCGTAGTACCTGATGATGTAGGCGGAAGATTTACAGTACTTACAGCAGTAGGACTTCTTCCAATAGCGGCGGCAGGAATAGATATAGATGAATTAATGAGAGGTGCGGCAGATGCAATGGTAGATTTCAGAGCACCATTTGAAAATAATATCTGCTATCAGTATGCTGCTATAAGAAATATTCTTCACAGAAAAGGAAAAGATATAGAAATCCTTGTGAATTATGAGCCAAGACTGCATTTTGTATCTGAATGGTGGAAGCAGCTTTTTGGAGAATCAGAAGGAAAAGACCAAAAAGGAATATTCCCTGCATCTGTTGATTTTTCTACTGATTTACACTCTTTGGGGCAGTATATACAGGACGGAAAAAGAACAATGTTTGAAACAGTAATAAGCATAGAAAAGCCCGAAGTGGAATTTCTTATTGAAGAGGATAAGGATAATCTTGACGGATTGAATTTTGTAGCAGGAAAAACAATGGATTATGTCAATAAAAAAGCCTGTGACGGGACAGTTCTTGCACATATAGACGGCGGAGTACCGAATCTTCTGTTAAAGCTTCCGGAAGCTACGCCATATCATTTGGGATATATGTTTTACTTTTTTGAAAAAGCATGCGGAGTAAGCGGATATATTCTTGGTATTAATCCGTTTAATCAGCCCGGAGTAGAAGACTATAAGAGAAACATGTTTGCTCTTCTGGGAAAACCGGGATATGAAGAAGAAGGAAAAAAATTAGCTGAGAGATTAAAGAAATAA
- a CDS encoding aminopeptidase, which yields MNKKNLWTGYTDKEKKEIEQLGSEYKEFLNNGKTEREVVEITMEILEKNGFKNIEKVKSLKAGDKIFFNNRNKNILMSIIGKEDMKKGINMVVSHVDSPRLDLKMNPLLEDEEFLMLNTHYYGGIKKYQWVATPLAVHGVVFLKNGKKVSFAIGEREEDPVFCIPDILPHLSRNVQDDRKTREVIKGEELKVLFGSIPVKDKDAKEKIKANILEHLKKDYGIEEEDFFSAEIEIVPALKARDIGLDRGMIGAYGQDDRICAYTSLKALLDIKKPEKTVLCYFADKEEVGSDGSTGLNSSLIEYFTGKLLKLTGKDYDDQLLRETLWNSKAISADVTAGVDPIFKSVHDMNNSAKLSHGIPVAKYTGHGGKNGSNDADAEYMYEIREIFDKNKVAYQVGGFSKVDEGGGGTVAKFLAYFGIRTVDIGPALLSMHSLFEVSSKADIYEAYKAYKAFYSIK from the coding sequence ATGAACAAAAAGAATTTATGGACAGGCTATACAGACAAAGAAAAAAAAGAGATAGAGCAGCTGGGTTCAGAGTATAAAGAATTCCTGAATAACGGGAAAACAGAAAGAGAAGTAGTAGAAATAACTATGGAGATTCTGGAAAAAAACGGATTTAAAAATATAGAAAAAGTAAAGTCGCTGAAAGCAGGGGATAAGATATTTTTTAATAACAGAAATAAAAATATACTTATGAGCATAATCGGGAAAGAAGATATGAAAAAAGGGATAAACATGGTAGTTTCACATGTGGATTCACCCAGACTGGATCTCAAAATGAACCCTCTTTTGGAGGACGAAGAGTTTTTGATGCTGAATACTCATTATTACGGCGGAATAAAAAAATATCAATGGGTAGCCACACCGCTGGCAGTTCACGGAGTAGTATTTTTGAAAAACGGTAAAAAAGTAAGCTTCGCAATAGGAGAAAGGGAAGAGGATCCGGTTTTCTGCATACCTGATATACTTCCGCATTTATCAAGAAATGTTCAGGATGACAGAAAAACAAGAGAAGTAATAAAAGGTGAAGAGCTGAAGGTATTATTTGGTTCCATACCTGTAAAAGACAAAGATGCAAAAGAAAAGATAAAAGCCAATATACTGGAACATCTGAAAAAAGATTATGGAATAGAAGAAGAAGATTTTTTCTCTGCGGAGATAGAAATAGTTCCGGCATTAAAGGCAAGGGATATAGGTCTGGACAGAGGAATGATAGGTGCCTATGGTCAGGATGACAGAATCTGTGCCTACACATCGTTAAAAGCTCTTTTGGATATAAAAAAGCCTGAAAAAACAGTACTATGCTATTTTGCAGATAAAGAAGAAGTGGGCAGTGACGGCAGTACAGGGCTGAATTCCAGTTTAATAGAATACTTTACGGGAAAGCTTCTGAAATTAACTGGAAAAGATTATGATGATCAGCTGCTTAGAGAAACTCTCTGGAATTCCAAAGCTATATCTGCCGATGTTACTGCAGGAGTAGACCCTATTTTCAAATCTGTGCATGATATGAATAATTCGGCAAAGCTGTCACATGGGATTCCTGTTGCCAAATATACAGGACATGGAGGAAAAAATGGCTCAAATGATGCTGATGCAGAATATATGTATGAAATAAGAGAAATATTCGATAAAAATAAGGTAGCCTATCAGGTAGGCGGATTTAGCAAGGTAGACGAAGGCGGGGGCGGAACTGTAGCAAAATTTCTGGCATATTTCGGAATAAGAACTGTTGATATAGGACCAGCATTGCTGTCGATGCACTCTTTGTTTGAGGTTTCTTCCAAAGCGGATATTTATGAGGCTTATAAAGCTTATAAAGCTTTTTATTCTATAAAATAA
- a CDS encoding alpha-amylase family glycosyl hydrolase → MIYKLIIYRNDSLYREEELTQLKDTTYTYKWEKVESGSYSFEVVDENNITYAVTYNHTTPFAHTFDTYLDKDAKPKPITGFQSNIDILIKYNSRENTFSLVKTRFKRLIVDITDYGYEKINRLQITGTFNNWEIEEVPLKSAGENKYEIVLAVKEGNYEYKLIFDEKWVPEKDNLILIVGESGALFPKGELGTGKLSYDALDKNQTEKAIKHDFRKLNYLNKISENEVEFTIRTQLHDVERAYISVDLNEKDIYEKIYELERHSDFTHSFDYFKRSISFEEDVKEFSYVFILEDGNTKYYFDGKLSNKKGRKIKINFEKDKIEIFYIPNWAKEAIWYNIFPDRFYNHSCYNNPIFNEFGPENFEINKLHESNFEEMYKWNTEEETLGKFDTNRWTSDFSEKTDWEIKGESGKNTSLKYARMYGGDLQGIREKIPYMKELGINAVWLNPVFYSYQNHKYGTNDFRHISPDLGTIRTSGSRYNAEIDENNPYGDKSYVDILKKNAKDNSELKLLELKLTGENKGKNGYGETEDPSTWIWTESDLIMVDLIKELHRNGIRVIFDGVFNHSSNRHWSFNQVLMEGENSKYKNWYKFSDFSKHIKIEDGMSEEEAYKILNKNRENIKYSGWAGFDSLPEFNSYNLEFKSYIFNITKKWLLGPDAKVSKNWYEDDGIDGFRLDVPNCLENQDFWIEWREVVKSTKKDTYITAELWGNASYDINQGNKFDAVMNYEWLKTVIGYFINQGYEKNKSYKLKAGEFLNELREKRTWYPKQAIQASQNLNGSHDTDRLLSRIVNDRVGRDLEEGKQLEQGYNGIRPDLASNYHPNTTIDWRSSFIKPKDVLKLISVFQMTYVGAPMLFYGDEIGMWGATDPYCRKPMLWDEFTYDNEKNPSLTNENEVYSQEPDQDLLFWYKKVIKIRKENPVLVYGKFKELYWDDGRDIVAYVRSNPNSVIITVLNNSFNDYEDLEIVTDEPEERYIDLLTGKNIYSRKDGKIILSIRAKQGMILKKWKKSI, encoded by the coding sequence ATGATTTATAAATTAATAATATATAGAAATGACAGTTTATACAGAGAAGAAGAACTTACACAGCTGAAAGATACTACATATACTTATAAATGGGAAAAAGTAGAGAGCGGAAGCTATTCATTTGAAGTAGTGGATGAAAATAACATTACTTATGCAGTAACATATAATCACACTACTCCCTTTGCCCATACATTCGATACATATCTGGATAAAGATGCAAAACCAAAGCCCATAACAGGTTTTCAGAGTAATATAGATATACTTATAAAATATAATTCAAGGGAAAATACTTTTTCCCTTGTGAAAACACGGTTTAAAAGACTTATAGTAGATATAACAGATTATGGATATGAGAAAATAAACAGGCTGCAGATAACAGGAACATTTAATAACTGGGAAATAGAAGAGGTTCCGTTAAAAAGTGCAGGGGAAAATAAGTATGAGATAGTACTCGCAGTAAAAGAAGGAAATTATGAATATAAGCTGATTTTTGATGAAAAATGGGTTCCCGAAAAAGATAATCTTATACTGATAGTAGGAGAAAGCGGTGCTTTATTTCCAAAAGGAGAACTGGGAACCGGGAAGCTTTCATATGACGCGCTGGATAAGAATCAGACTGAAAAAGCCATAAAACATGATTTCAGAAAATTAAATTATCTGAATAAAATATCCGAGAATGAAGTGGAATTTACAATAAGAACCCAGCTCCATGATGTAGAGAGGGCTTATATAAGTGTAGATCTGAATGAAAAGGATATTTATGAAAAGATATACGAACTGGAAAGACATAGCGATTTTACACACAGTTTTGATTACTTTAAAAGAAGTATTTCGTTTGAAGAAGATGTAAAAGAGTTTTCATATGTATTTATATTGGAGGATGGAAATACAAAATATTATTTTGACGGAAAGCTGTCCAATAAAAAGGGAAGAAAAATAAAAATAAATTTTGAAAAAGATAAAATCGAAATATTTTATATACCGAACTGGGCAAAGGAAGCAATCTGGTATAATATATTTCCAGATAGATTTTATAACCACAGCTGCTATAATAATCCTATATTTAATGAATTTGGACCGGAAAATTTTGAAATAAACAAGCTTCATGAGAGCAATTTTGAAGAGATGTATAAGTGGAATACAGAAGAAGAAACTTTAGGAAAATTCGATACCAACAGGTGGACAAGTGATTTTTCCGAAAAGACAGACTGGGAGATAAAAGGTGAGAGCGGAAAAAATACTTCACTGAAATATGCAAGAATGTACGGTGGAGATCTGCAGGGCATAAGAGAAAAAATACCTTATATGAAAGAGCTGGGCATCAATGCCGTATGGCTGAATCCGGTATTTTATTCATACCAGAACCATAAATACGGTACGAATGATTTCAGACATATATCGCCGGATCTGGGAACGATACGTACAAGCGGCAGCAGATATAATGCAGAGATAGATGAAAATAATCCTTATGGAGACAAAAGCTATGTTGATATATTAAAAAAGAATGCCAAAGATAACAGTGAACTAAAGCTTCTGGAGCTAAAACTGACCGGAGAAAATAAAGGAAAAAACGGTTACGGCGAAACAGAGGATCCTTCGACATGGATATGGACGGAGTCAGATCTTATAATGGTAGATTTAATAAAAGAACTGCACAGAAACGGGATAAGAGTTATATTTGACGGTGTATTTAACCACAGCAGCAACAGACACTGGAGTTTTAACCAGGTTCTTATGGAGGGAGAAAATTCCAAGTATAAAAACTGGTATAAATTCAGTGATTTTTCAAAGCATATAAAGATAGAAGATGGAATGAGCGAGGAAGAAGCCTACAAAATATTAAATAAAAACAGGGAAAATATAAAATATTCAGGCTGGGCAGGATTTGATTCATTGCCGGAGTTTAACAGCTATAATCTGGAATTCAAAAGTTATATTTTCAATATAACCAAAAAATGGCTTCTTGGTCCTGATGCAAAAGTTTCCAAAAATTGGTACGAAGATGACGGAATAGACGGTTTCAGACTGGATGTTCCTAATTGCCTTGAGAATCAGGATTTTTGGATAGAGTGGCGTGAGGTAGTAAAAAGTACTAAAAAAGATACATATATAACTGCAGAACTGTGGGGAAATGCAAGCTATGATATAAATCAGGGGAATAAATTCGATGCGGTTATGAATTATGAATGGCTGAAAACAGTAATAGGTTATTTTATAAATCAGGGTTATGAGAAAAATAAAAGCTATAAGCTGAAAGCCGGAGAATTTTTAAATGAGCTGAGAGAAAAAAGAACATGGTATCCTAAACAGGCGATACAGGCCTCACAAAATCTGAACGGTTCGCATGATACAGACAGACTGCTGTCAAGAATAGTAAATGACAGGGTGGGGAGAGATCTGGAAGAGGGCAAACAGCTGGAACAGGGGTATAATGGAATACGGCCGGATCTCGCCTCAAATTACCATCCTAATACTACAATAGACTGGAGAAGCTCTTTTATAAAACCAAAGGATGTTTTGAAGCTGATATCTGTATTTCAGATGACATATGTAGGAGCTCCGATGCTTTTTTACGGAGATGAAATAGGAATGTGGGGAGCTACAGATCCTTACTGCAGAAAGCCTATGCTCTGGGATGAGTTTACATATGACAATGAAAAAAACCCGTCGCTGACAAATGAAAATGAGGTATATTCGCAGGAGCCCGACCAGGATCTGCTGTTCTGGTATAAAAAAGTAATAAAAATAAGAAAAGAGAATCCTGTACTGGTATATGGGAAATTCAAAGAGCTGTACTGGGATGACGGAAGGGATATAGTAGCCTATGTAAGGTCAAATCCAAACAGTGTAATAATAACAGTACTGAATAATTCATTTAATGACTATGAAGATTTGGAAATAGTGACAGATGAACCAGAAGAAAGATACATAGATCTTCTTACAGGGAAAAATATATACAGCAGAAAAGACGGAAAAATCATACTTAGTATAAGGGCCAAACAGGGAATGATCCTGAAAAAATGGAAAAAAAGTATATAG